The following coding sequences lie in one Rutidosis leptorrhynchoides isolate AG116_Rl617_1_P2 chromosome 4, CSIRO_AGI_Rlap_v1, whole genome shotgun sequence genomic window:
- the LOC139839443 gene encoding uncharacterized protein, with amino-acid sequence MSWVRWDKILGPFVRGLNIGGLKAFNLALIYKWRWRFLTNPNDMWVALIKSIHGPLFEKTNSHTSTWSSIVANCSNISIESLLPSDCFKMKIGYGRNISFWLDLWCGNSTLKSRFNRLYHLDLNKLDVLADKHVEGMWQWQWVRDITSGCNAQLFDDLLVEIGNCSFNDQPDSWSCSLSAEGVFSVKDARVTIDNILLPYSNTSTLWFKFIPRKVNIFLWRLRLDSLLVR; translated from the coding sequence ATGTCGTGGGTTAGATGGGACAAAATTTTAGGTCCATTCGTTCGTGGACTTAATATTGGTGGTCTAAAAGCTTTTAACTTGGCATTGATCTATAAATGGCGTTGGAGATTTTTAACAAATCCGAATGACATGTGGGTGGCCCTTATTAAATCGATACATGGTCCTTTATTTGAGAAAACAAACTCGCATACTAGTACTTGGTCATCTATAGTTGCGAATTGTTCCAATATTTCAATTGAAAGCTTACTACCGTCAGATTGTTTTAAAATGAAGATTGGTTATGGTAGAAACATTAGTTTTTGGCTTGATCTTTGGTGTGGTAATTCGACTCTCAAGTCTCGGTTTAATCGCCTCTATCATTTGGATCTAAATAAGCTCGATGTCCTGGCTGATAAACATGTGGAAGGCATGTGGCAATGGCAATGGGTGAGAGATATTACTAGTGGTTGTAATGCTCAGTTATTTGACGATCTCCTAGTCGAAATTGGCAACTGCTCATTTAATGATCAACCTGATTCCTGGTCTTGCTCTTTGTCTGCTGAGGGAGTGTTCTCGGTAAAGGATGCTAGAGTCACTATAGACAACATCTTACTGCCATATTCTAACACGAGCACGTTGTGGTTCAAGTTTATCCCAAGGAAAGTTAATATTTTTCTGTGGCGTTTAAGATTGGACTCTCTTCTCGTTCGTTGA